Proteins from a genomic interval of Rosa chinensis cultivar Old Blush chromosome 2, RchiOBHm-V2, whole genome shotgun sequence:
- the LOC112188372 gene encoding laccase-15: MKVSRISLHLQLLGLLLAINGFLLHCQAWPARYTFVVENTPYKRLCSTKNILTVNGQFPGPALHVHKGHTIIVDVFNKGNRNITIHWHGVAQPRNPWSDGPEYITQCPIQPGAKFTQKIIFSKEEGTLWWHAHSEWDRATVHGPIIIYPNKKKNYPFGKPHAEIPIILGEWWKVDIGNLYTQTLQAGGEPNTSDAYLINGQPGDLYPCSKSETFKVMVDYGKTYLLRLINSGLQEILFFAVANHKVTVVGTDASYTKPFTTDYVTISPGQTIDLLLHANQRPNHYYMAATAYVGGAVPYDNTTTTALLQYKNRGYTPSSTPLFPNLPAHNDTNASVHFSGSLRSLADKNHPIDVPLKITTPLFYTVSVNTFQCPNNSCAGPNGTRLAASVNNISFVNPSIDILQAYYYHVNGVFGTRFPDFPPLLFNFTAQYLPLYLQTPKRGTEVQVLEYNATVELVFQGTNLVAGDDHPMHLHGYSFYVVGLGLGNFDKDKDPLKYNLVDPPLQNTIAVPVNGWTTIRFKADNPGVWFMHCHLDRHMSWGMDTTFIVKNGKGPKAQILPPPPDMPPC, from the exons ATGAAGGTTTCCAGAATTAGCCTGCATCTGCAACTTTTGGGGTTGTTATTGGCTATTAATGGCTTCCTCCTCCATTGCCAGGCTTGGCCAGCTCGTTACACTTTTGTG GTGGAAAACACTCCGTACAAAAGACTCTGCAGCACAAAGAACATCTTGACTGTAAATGGCCAGTTTCCGGGACCGGCTTTGCATGTTCATAAAGGACACACTATCATCGTCGATGTCTTTAACAAAGGCAATCGTAACATTACTATTCACTG GCATGGTGTTGCGCAACCAAGAAATCCATGGTCGGACGGACCAGAGTATATCACACAATGCCCAATTCAACCGGGAGCCAAGTTCACCCAAAAGATCATTTTCTCAAAGGAGGAAGGCACCCTTTGGTGGCATGCTCACAGTGAGTGGGATCGAGCCACTGTCCACGGTCCCATCATCATATAccccaacaagaagaagaattacCCTTTTGGCAAGCCTCATGCAGAAATTCCAATCATATTGG GAGAGTGGTGGAAGGTAGATATAGGGAACCTTTATACTCAAACTCTTCAAGCCGGAGGGGAACCTAATACTTCCGACGCTTATCTCATCAATGGTCAACCTGGCGATCTGTATCCATGCTCTAAATCAG AGACGTTCAAGGTGATGGTTGATTATGGCAAAACCTACCTACTGAGACTAATCAACTCCGGTCTGCAAGAGATTCTGTTTTTCGCCGTCGCCAATCACAAAGTCACAGTCGTAGGAACAGATGCTAGCTACACCAAGCCTTTCACAACGGATTATGTCACCATCTCACCTGGTCAAACCATTGACCTTTTGCTCCATGCTAATCAGAGGCCTAACCACTACTACATGGCCGCTACAGCCTACGTAGGTGGCGCTGTTCCTTATGATAACACCACCACCACAGCCCTACTACAATACAAGAATCGGGGTTACACCCCTTCTTCAACCCCTTTGTTTCCTAATCTTCCTGCTCACAATGACACTAATGCATCAGTTCATTTTAGTGGTAGTCTCAGGAGCTTGGCTGATAAAAACCATCCCATTGACGTTCCACTAAAAATTACAACTCCCTTGTTTTATACCGTCTCCGTCAACACGTTCCAGTGCCCCAATAATTCATGTGCTGGGCCTAACGGGACGCGTCTGGCCGCTAGTGTAAACAACATtagctttgtgaaccctagcatTGACATACTACAAGCTTACTATTACCATGTCAACGGGGTATTTGGAACTCGGTTTCCAGATTTCCCGCCTTTGCTGTTTAACTTTACAGCACAGTACTTGCCGCTGTACCTTCAGACCCCAAAACGAGGGACAGAGGTGCAGGTACTGGAGTACAACGCGACAGTGGAGCTTGTGTTTCAGGGGACTAATTTGGTGGCAGGGGATGACCATCCAATGCATCTTCATGGTTACAGTTTCTATGTGGTTGGATTGGGGCTTGGGAACTTTGACAAGGATAAGGACCCTTTGAAATACAATCTTGTTGATCCTCCTCTTCAAAACACAATTGCTGTCCCTGTAAATGGGTGGACTACCATCAGATTCAAGGCTGACAATCCTGGAGTTTGGTTTATGCATTGCCATCTGGATAGGCATATGTCATGGGGCATGGATACGACATTTATAGTTAAAAATGGAAAGGGACCTAAAGCTCAAATCTTACCTCCACCACCAGATATGCCACCTTGCTGA
- the LOC112188373 gene encoding sm-like protein LSM5 isoform X2: MANNPSQLLPSELIDRCIGSKIWVIMKGDKELVGTLRGFDVYVNMVLEDVTEYEITAEGRRITKLDQILLNGNNIAILVPGGSPESE, from the exons ATGGCGAACAATCCGTCGCAGCTACTCCCCTCAG AGTTGATCGACCGGTGCATAGGGTCGAAGATATGGGTGATCATGAAGGGCGACAAGGAGCTCGTCGGAACTCTCAGGGGTTTCGATGTCTACGTCAACATGGTTCTTGAAGACGTCACTGAATA TGAGATTACTGCCGAAGGAAGAAGGATAACTAAGCTTGATCAGATTTTACTCAATGGAAACAACATTGCCATT CTGGTCCCAGGTGGCTCCCCTGAATCAGAGTAA
- the LOC112188373 gene encoding sm-like protein LSM5 isoform X1, with translation MANNPSQLLPSELIDRCIGSKIWVIMKGDKELVGTLRGFDVYVNMVLEDVTEYEITAEGRRITKLDQILLNGNNIAILVPGGSPESE, from the exons ATGGCGAACAATCCGTCGCAGCTACTCCCCTCAG AGTTGATCGACCGGTGCATAGGGTCGAAGATATGGGTGATCATGAAGGGCGACAAGGAGCTCGTCGGAACTCTCAGGGGTTTCGATGTCTACGTCAACATGGTTCTTGAAGACGTCACTGAATA TGAGATTACTGCCGAAGGAAGAAGGATAACTAAGCTTGATCAGATTTTACTCAATGGAAACAACATTGCCATT CTGGTCCCAGGTGGCTCCCCCGAATCAGAGTAA